In Rhinopithecus roxellana isolate Shanxi Qingling chromosome 4, ASM756505v1, whole genome shotgun sequence, a single genomic region encodes these proteins:
- the LOC104669287 gene encoding uncharacterized protein LOC104669287 isoform X2, which produces MVRSARVSSARKDLRSRMLTQVSEVVPVPAWPFSLLVLSCGGCWSVTAKMLRNLLALRQIGQRTISTTSRRHFKNKVPEKQKLFQEQHMPCISWPWLHFPRSRSDFNHPSNHLVQFHSALYGPVI; this is translated from the exons ATGGTTAGGAGCGCAAGGGTCTCTTCGGCCCGGAAAGATTTACGTTCCCGAATGCTTACGCAAGTCTCGGAGGTAGTTCCGGTTCCGGCGTGGCCATTTTCGTTGCTGGTGTTAAGTTGTGGTGGTTGCTGGTCAGTAACAGCCAAGATGCTGCGGAATCTGCTG gcTCTCCGTCAGATTGGACAGAGAACCATAAGCACTACTTCCCgcaggcattttaaaaataaagttccagagaaacaaaaactgtTCCAG gaacagCATATGCCATGTATCAGCTGGCCGTGGCTGCATTTCCCAAGAAGCAGGAGTGACTTCAATCATCCCAGCAATCACTTGGTTCAGTTTCATTCCGCTCTCTATGGACCAGTAATCTGA
- the LOC104669287 gene encoding cytochrome c oxidase subunit 7A2, mitochondrial isoform X1, with protein sequence MVRSARVSSARKDLRSRMLTQVSEVVPVPAWPFSLLVLSCGGCWSVTAKMLRNLLALRQIGQRTISTTSRRHFKNKVPEKQKLFQEDDEIPLYLKGGIADVLLYRATMVLTIGGTAYAMYQLAVAAFPKKQE encoded by the exons ATGGTTAGGAGCGCAAGGGTCTCTTCGGCCCGGAAAGATTTACGTTCCCGAATGCTTACGCAAGTCTCGGAGGTAGTTCCGGTTCCGGCGTGGCCATTTTCGTTGCTGGTGTTAAGTTGTGGTGGTTGCTGGTCAGTAACAGCCAAGATGCTGCGGAATCTGCTG gcTCTCCGTCAGATTGGACAGAGAACCATAAGCACTACTTCCCgcaggcattttaaaaataaagttccagagaaacaaaaactgtTCCAG gAGGATGATGAAATTCCACTGTATCTAAAGGGTGGGATAGCTGATGTCCTCCTGTATAGAGCCACCATGGTTCTTACAATTGGTG gaacagCATATGCCATGTATCAGCTGGCCGTGGCTGCATTTCCCAAGAAGCAGGAGTGA